In a genomic window of Bordetella petrii:
- the gsiB gene encoding glutathione ABC transporter substrate-binding protein GsiB, with protein sequence MNKRVNSLFQRKTLAASLLALSALTCGSAAFAAKDVVLALSSQAETLDPYNTNTTLTTAVTKSFYEGLFEFDKDLKIKPVLAESYEVTPDGLTYTFKLRQGVKFHDGTDFNAAAVKANLDRVLNRDNHLARYNQFNRIDKVEAVDDSTVRITLKEPFAPFINSLAHASAAIISPAALEKYGKDIAFHPVGTGPFVFDGWKQTDYVRGKKFDGYWKKGYPKIDTITWKPVLENSTRAAMLQTGEADFAYTLPYEQAALLEKSDKLNVLTGDSIITRYISFNVQHKPFDNLKVRQAINYAINREALAKVAFAGYAFPAQGIVPQGVMYAYKMDPWPYDPKKAKQLLAEAGYPNGFESVLWGGYSNTTTQKVLQFVQQQLRQVGVKVQVQALEVGQRTELVQSAPDPATAPVRMYYAGWSSSTGEADWALRPLLASESFPPKLNNTAYYKNDVVDADIAKALRSVDDKEKAQLYQEAQEQIWKDAPWAALVTEKMLYARSKKLDGVYVMPDGNINSSDISLSE encoded by the coding sequence ATGAATAAACGAGTCAATTCGCTGTTTCAGCGGAAAACCCTGGCGGCAAGCCTGCTGGCCTTGTCGGCCCTGACCTGCGGCAGCGCCGCGTTCGCGGCCAAAGACGTGGTGCTGGCCCTGAGTTCGCAGGCCGAGACGCTGGACCCCTACAACACCAACACCACCCTCACCACGGCCGTTACCAAGTCGTTCTACGAGGGCCTCTTCGAGTTCGACAAAGACCTGAAGATCAAGCCGGTGCTGGCCGAAAGCTACGAAGTCACGCCCGACGGCCTGACCTATACGTTCAAGCTGCGCCAGGGCGTCAAGTTCCATGACGGCACCGACTTCAACGCCGCCGCTGTGAAGGCCAACCTGGATCGCGTGCTGAACCGCGACAACCACCTGGCGCGCTACAACCAGTTCAACCGCATCGACAAGGTCGAAGCGGTAGATGACAGCACCGTGCGCATCACCCTCAAGGAACCGTTCGCGCCGTTCATCAACTCGCTGGCGCACGCCTCGGCCGCCATCATTTCGCCGGCCGCGCTGGAAAAATACGGCAAGGACATCGCGTTCCATCCGGTGGGCACCGGCCCGTTCGTGTTCGACGGCTGGAAGCAGACCGACTACGTGCGCGGCAAGAAGTTCGACGGCTACTGGAAGAAGGGCTATCCGAAGATCGACACGATCACCTGGAAGCCGGTGCTGGAAAACAGCACCCGCGCCGCCATGCTGCAGACCGGCGAGGCCGATTTCGCGTACACGCTGCCGTACGAGCAGGCCGCGCTGCTGGAAAAGAGCGACAAGCTGAACGTGCTGACGGGCGATTCCATCATTACCCGCTACATCAGCTTCAACGTGCAGCACAAGCCCTTCGACAACCTGAAGGTGCGCCAGGCCATCAACTACGCCATCAACCGCGAGGCACTGGCCAAGGTGGCGTTCGCCGGCTACGCCTTCCCGGCCCAGGGCATCGTTCCGCAAGGCGTCATGTACGCCTACAAGATGGACCCGTGGCCGTACGACCCCAAGAAAGCCAAGCAACTGCTGGCCGAGGCCGGCTACCCCAACGGCTTTGAATCGGTGCTGTGGGGCGGCTACAGCAACACCACCACCCAGAAGGTGCTGCAATTCGTGCAGCAGCAACTGCGTCAGGTGGGCGTGAAAGTCCAGGTGCAGGCCCTGGAAGTGGGTCAACGTACCGAGCTGGTGCAGTCGGCGCCGGATCCCGCCACGGCTCCTGTGCGCATGTACTACGCGGGCTGGTCGTCGTCCACCGGCGAGGCCGACTGGGCACTGCGTCCGCTGCTGGCGTCGGAATCGTTCCCGCCCAAGCTGAACAACACGGCGTACTACAAGAACGACGTGGTCGACGCCGACATCGCCAAGGCCCTGCGTTCGGTTGACGACAAGGAAAAGGCCCAGCTCTACCAGGAAGCGCAAGAGCAGATCTGGAAAGACGCGCCGTGGGCGGCGCTGGTCACTGAAAAAATGCTGTACGCCCGCAGCAAGAAGCTGGACGGCGTCTACGTGATGCCCGACGGCAACATCAATTCCAGCGACATCTCGCTTTCCGAGTAA
- the gsiC gene encoding glutathione ABC transporter permease GsiC, which produces MLNYFLKRLVGLAPTLLIVAVLVFLFVHMLPGDPARLAAGQDADLETVELVRKELGLDKPLPEQFVRFFTNIVQGDLGTSIRTRRPVSAEIGERFMPTLLLTLVSMAWSVVFGMTIGITSAVFRNRWPDRLGMTLAVSGISFPAFALGMLLMQVFSVDLGWLPTVGANSWQHYILPSITLGAAVAAVMARFTRASFVEVIQEDFVRTARAKGLRERIVIIKHCLRNALIPVVTMMGLQFGFLLGGSIVVEAVFNWPGLGRLLVDSVNMRDYPVIQALVLLFSLEFILINLVVDMLYGFINPTIRYK; this is translated from the coding sequence ATGCTGAATTACTTCCTCAAGCGACTGGTGGGCCTGGCTCCCACCCTGCTGATCGTGGCAGTGCTGGTGTTCTTGTTCGTGCACATGCTGCCCGGCGACCCGGCACGTCTGGCGGCAGGGCAGGACGCCGACCTCGAAACCGTTGAACTGGTGCGCAAAGAGCTGGGGCTGGACAAGCCGTTGCCCGAACAGTTCGTGCGATTCTTCACCAACATCGTGCAAGGCGACCTGGGCACGTCGATCCGCACGCGCCGGCCGGTATCGGCGGAAATCGGCGAGCGTTTCATGCCCACGCTGCTGCTGACGCTGGTCAGCATGGCATGGTCGGTGGTGTTCGGCATGACCATCGGCATTACTTCGGCAGTGTTCCGCAACCGCTGGCCCGACCGTCTGGGCATGACCCTGGCCGTCTCGGGCATATCGTTTCCGGCCTTCGCGCTGGGGATGCTGCTGATGCAAGTATTTTCAGTGGACCTGGGCTGGCTGCCGACCGTGGGCGCCAATTCCTGGCAACACTACATCCTGCCTTCCATCACGCTGGGCGCGGCAGTGGCCGCGGTAATGGCGCGCTTTACCCGGGCCTCGTTCGTCGAGGTCATCCAGGAAGACTTCGTGCGCACCGCGCGCGCCAAGGGCCTGCGCGAGCGCATCGTCATCATCAAGCACTGCCTGCGCAACGCGCTCATTCCGGTGGTGACGATGATGGGCCTGCAATTCGGCTTCCTGCTGGGCGGCTCCATCGTGGTCGAGGCCGTGTTCAACTGGCCGGGGCTAGGCCGGCTGCTGGTCGACTCGGTGAACATGCGCGACTACCCCGTCATCCAGGCGCTGGTGCTGCTGTTCTCGCTGGAATTCATTCTGATCAACCTGGTGGTGGACATGCTCTACGGTTTCATCAATCCCACCATTCGCTACAAGTGA
- the gsiD gene encoding glutathione ABC transporter permease GsiD encodes MTQTTAVQTGTDVRTPWGEFWRKFRKQHVGMGALVFVLLLVLIAVLAPWISPYDAENYFDYDMLNTGPSAAHWFGVDPLGRDIFSRILMGARISLAAGFLSVLLGALVGCTLGLLAGYYEGWWDRITMRISDVLFAFPGILLALGVVAILGSSMTNVVVAVSVFSVPAFARLVRGNTLALKHLTYIEATKSIGASDWTILVRHILPGTISSIVVYFTMRVGTSIITAASLSFLGMGAQPPTPEWGAMLNEARADMVNAPHVALFPSLAIFLTVLAFNLLGDALRDALDPKIDRL; translated from the coding sequence ATGACGCAAACGACCGCCGTGCAGACCGGCACCGACGTACGCACCCCCTGGGGCGAGTTCTGGCGCAAATTCCGCAAGCAGCACGTGGGCATGGGCGCCCTGGTGTTCGTGCTGCTGCTGGTGCTGATCGCCGTGCTGGCGCCGTGGATCAGTCCCTACGACGCCGAGAATTACTTCGACTACGACATGCTCAACACCGGGCCTTCGGCGGCCCACTGGTTCGGCGTGGATCCGCTGGGCCGCGACATCTTCAGCCGCATCCTGATGGGCGCGCGCATTTCGCTGGCCGCCGGATTCCTGTCGGTGCTGCTGGGCGCGCTGGTGGGCTGCACGCTGGGCCTGCTGGCCGGCTACTACGAAGGCTGGTGGGACCGCATCACCATGCGCATCTCCGACGTGCTGTTCGCGTTCCCGGGCATCCTGCTGGCGCTGGGCGTGGTGGCCATCCTGGGCAGCAGCATGACCAACGTGGTGGTGGCCGTATCGGTGTTCAGCGTGCCGGCCTTCGCGCGGCTGGTGCGCGGCAATACGCTGGCCCTGAAACACCTGACCTATATCGAGGCCACCAAGAGCATCGGCGCGTCCGACTGGACCATCCTGGTGCGCCACATCCTGCCCGGCACGATCTCGTCTATCGTGGTGTACTTCACCATGCGCGTGGGCACCTCTATTATCACGGCGGCCAGCCTGTCGTTCCTGGGCATGGGCGCGCAGCCGCCCACGCCCGAATGGGGCGCCATGCTGAACGAGGCACGTGCCGACATGGTCAACGCGCCGCACGTGGCGCTGTTCCCCAGCCTGGCCATTTTCCTGACCGTGCTGGCCTTCAACCTGCTGGGCGACGCCTTGCGCGATGCCCTGGACCCCAAGATAGACCGCCTGTAG
- a CDS encoding DmpA family aminopeptidase, whose translation MHTQSILPRIGALPAGPLDAISDVRGVTVGHHTLAQGPLQTGVTVVRPHPGDAYRDKVPAAAAVLNGFGKSIGLVQVQELGVLETPLALTNTFGVGTVANAQIRAAVAANPAIGREWPTVNPLVFECNDGYLNDIQALAVQEDHYAQALAAADARFAQGSVGAGRGMSSFSLKGGIGSASRIAQIQPGLRYTVGALVLANFGRLPSLTIAGRPFGRELARMQDQGQAAEAARPEQGSIILLLATDAPLDARQLRRLALRAGAGLARTGSVFGHGSGDIALAFSTAYTVPHLAERGMPAVVLLHETRIDPLFEAAAEAAEQAIVAALWHAESVSGRDGHRRACIREAAPQWREWLARTEL comes from the coding sequence ATGCACACACAATCGATTCTTCCCCGCATCGGCGCGCTGCCGGCGGGGCCGCTGGACGCCATCAGCGACGTGCGCGGCGTCACCGTGGGGCACCACACGCTCGCCCAGGGCCCGCTGCAGACCGGCGTAACCGTGGTGCGCCCGCATCCGGGCGACGCCTACCGCGACAAGGTGCCGGCGGCCGCGGCGGTATTGAACGGCTTCGGCAAGAGCATCGGCCTGGTCCAGGTGCAGGAGCTCGGCGTGCTGGAAACGCCGCTGGCGCTGACCAACACGTTTGGCGTGGGCACGGTGGCCAATGCGCAGATCCGCGCCGCCGTGGCCGCCAACCCCGCTATCGGGCGCGAGTGGCCCACCGTCAACCCGCTGGTCTTCGAATGCAACGACGGCTACCTGAATGACATTCAGGCGCTGGCGGTGCAAGAAGACCACTACGCGCAGGCCCTGGCGGCCGCCGATGCGCGCTTCGCGCAGGGGTCGGTCGGGGCGGGGCGCGGCATGTCGTCGTTTTCATTGAAGGGCGGCATCGGCTCGGCTTCGCGCATCGCCCAGATACAGCCCGGCCTGCGCTACACCGTGGGCGCGCTGGTGCTGGCCAATTTCGGCCGCCTGCCCAGCCTGACCATCGCCGGCCGGCCGTTCGGCCGCGAGCTGGCGCGCATGCAGGACCAGGGCCAGGCCGCCGAGGCGGCTCGCCCCGAGCAAGGCTCGATCATCTTGCTGCTGGCCACCGACGCGCCGCTCGACGCTCGCCAGTTGCGCCGCCTGGCGTTGCGGGCCGGCGCCGGCCTGGCGCGCACCGGCTCGGTGTTCGGCCACGGCAGCGGCGACATTGCCCTGGCGTTTTCCACGGCTTATACCGTTCCCCACCTGGCCGAGCGCGGCATGCCGGCCGTGGTGCTGCTGCACGAAACCCGCATCGACCCGTTGTTCGAGGCGGCGGCCGAGGCGGCCGAGCAGGCTATCGTAGCGGCCCTGTGGCATGCCGAATCGGTCAGCGGGCGCGACGGCCATCGCCGCGCCTGCATCCGTGAAGCCGCGCCGCAATGGCGCGAGTGGCTGGCCCGCACTGAACTGTAA
- a CDS encoding M55 family metallopeptidase, translated as MKILISTDIEGVAGVFHTEQTRAGNGEYERARAWMTGEANAAIQGAFAGGADEVLVNDSHGGFRNLLPDALDPRARLVLGKPRYLGMMGGLEEHCDAVCLVGYHARSQARGILAHTINSFAFARVFVNGDELGEAGLYGALAGELGVPVIMASGDDVFIAETRPLFPHAQWVQTKVAHGQGSGATLSPAAAREAIAAAAEAAVRGAAGAVPLRIAAPIECRLQTQSSALADLFCMWPTLERVDGVTLRFTADSMQAAIRVLNSLSAMSSMLR; from the coding sequence ATGAAGATCCTGATTTCCACTGACATCGAGGGCGTGGCCGGCGTATTCCACACCGAGCAGACTCGCGCCGGCAACGGCGAGTACGAACGGGCCCGCGCCTGGATGACGGGCGAGGCCAATGCCGCCATCCAGGGCGCTTTCGCCGGCGGCGCCGACGAAGTGCTGGTCAACGATTCGCATGGCGGCTTTCGCAACCTGCTGCCCGACGCGCTCGACCCGCGCGCCCGGCTGGTGCTGGGCAAGCCGCGCTACCTGGGCATGATGGGCGGGCTGGAAGAGCATTGCGACGCAGTCTGCCTGGTCGGCTACCACGCGCGTTCGCAGGCGCGCGGCATCCTGGCCCACACAATCAACAGCTTTGCCTTCGCGCGCGTCTTCGTCAATGGCGATGAACTGGGCGAGGCCGGCCTGTACGGCGCGCTGGCCGGCGAGCTGGGCGTGCCGGTCATCATGGCCAGCGGCGACGATGTCTTCATCGCCGAGACCCGCCCGCTGTTTCCGCATGCACAATGGGTGCAGACCAAGGTGGCGCACGGACAGGGCAGCGGAGCCACGCTGTCGCCGGCCGCCGCGCGCGAGGCTATCGCGGCCGCGGCCGAGGCCGCGGTGCGCGGCGCGGCCGGGGCGGTTCCCCTGCGCATTGCCGCGCCTATAGAATGCCGGTTGCAGACCCAGAGTTCGGCGCTGGCCGACCTGTTCTGCATGTGGCCCACGCTCGAGCGCGTGGACGGCGTGACGCTGCGTTTCACTGCAGACAGCATGCAGGCCGCCATCCGCGTGCTCAATAGCCTGTCGGCCATGTCGTCCATGCTGCGCTAA
- a CDS encoding aminopeptidase P family protein, with product MPPTDTRIAQLRQAMRRRGLDAYIVPSADPHLSEYLPARWQGRQWASGFTGSVGTLVVTADFAGLWVDSRYWVQAEAQLAGTCVRLMKIAAANTPGHVDWLAAQMQAGQQVGVDGQVLGLAAFRALSAALAPAGVGLDIQADLLADVWPDRPGLPDAPVYAHEPPYACVSRADKLAQLRQAMRAHGADVHLVSTLDDIAWLFNLRGADVSYNPVFLAHALVGLDHATLFVDDGKIGAALRAALAADGVDVAPYGLAAEALGSLERDQTLLIDPARVTCGVFHAMDPSVPRVEATNPSTLFKSRKSDAELAHVRQAMAHDGAALCEFFAWFENALGRETVTELTVDEQITAARARRAGYVCPSFATIAGFNANGAMPHYRATAESHAIIEGDGLLLIDSGGQYLGGTTDITRVVAVGQPSADQKVDFTLVLKGMIALSRAAFPRGTPSPMLDAIARAPIWQGGAEYGHGTGHGVGYFLNVHEGPQVISYRAAPTAHTAMEPGMITSNEPGIYRPGRWGVRIENLVACRSWLEGELGEFLCFETLTLCPIDTRCIEVSLLRPDEIAWLDDYHHMVRERVSPHVEGAALEWLRERTRPLLAQ from the coding sequence ATGCCCCCCACCGACACCCGCATCGCCCAGTTGCGGCAGGCCATGCGCCGCCGCGGCCTGGATGCTTACATCGTCCCGTCCGCCGACCCGCACTTGTCCGAATACCTGCCGGCCCGCTGGCAGGGCCGCCAGTGGGCCAGCGGTTTCACCGGTTCGGTGGGCACCCTGGTGGTTACCGCCGACTTCGCCGGCCTGTGGGTCGACAGCCGCTACTGGGTGCAGGCCGAGGCCCAACTGGCCGGCACCTGCGTGCGTCTCATGAAGATCGCCGCCGCCAATACGCCGGGCCATGTCGACTGGCTGGCCGCGCAAATGCAGGCGGGGCAGCAGGTAGGCGTGGATGGCCAGGTGCTGGGCCTGGCTGCGTTTCGCGCGCTGTCGGCGGCGCTGGCGCCGGCCGGAGTGGGCCTCGACATCCAGGCCGACCTGCTGGCGGATGTGTGGCCCGATCGCCCGGGCCTGCCCGATGCGCCCGTGTACGCGCACGAGCCGCCCTACGCCTGCGTTTCGCGGGCCGACAAGCTGGCCCAGCTGCGCCAGGCCATGCGGGCGCACGGCGCCGACGTGCATCTGGTGTCCACGCTGGACGACATCGCCTGGCTGTTCAACCTGCGCGGGGCCGATGTGTCGTACAACCCGGTGTTCCTGGCGCATGCCCTGGTCGGCCTCGACCATGCCACGCTGTTCGTGGACGACGGCAAGATCGGCGCGGCGCTGCGCGCGGCCCTGGCGGCCGATGGCGTCGACGTGGCGCCCTACGGGCTGGCGGCCGAGGCCCTGGGCTCGCTCGAACGCGACCAGACCCTGCTGATCGATCCGGCCCGCGTCACCTGCGGCGTGTTCCACGCCATGGACCCGTCCGTGCCGCGTGTCGAGGCCACCAATCCCAGCACGCTGTTCAAGTCGCGCAAATCGGACGCCGAGTTGGCCCACGTGCGCCAGGCCATGGCGCACGACGGCGCCGCGCTGTGCGAATTCTTCGCCTGGTTCGAAAACGCCCTGGGCCGCGAAACCGTTACCGAGCTGACCGTCGACGAGCAGATCACGGCCGCGCGCGCGCGCCGCGCCGGCTACGTATGCCCCAGCTTCGCCACCATCGCCGGCTTCAACGCCAACGGCGCCATGCCGCACTACCGGGCCACCGCCGAATCGCACGCCATCATCGAGGGCGATGGGCTGCTGCTCATCGATTCCGGCGGCCAGTACCTGGGCGGCACCACCGACATTACCCGCGTGGTGGCGGTCGGCCAGCCCAGCGCGGACCAGAAAGTCGATTTCACCCTGGTGCTCAAGGGCATGATCGCGCTGTCGCGCGCCGCATTCCCGCGCGGTACGCCGTCGCCCATGCTCGACGCCATCGCCCGGGCGCCCATCTGGCAGGGCGGGGCCGAGTACGGCCACGGCACCGGCCACGGCGTCGGATACTTTCTGAACGTGCACGAAGGGCCGCAGGTCATTTCCTACCGGGCCGCGCCCACCGCCCACACCGCCATGGAACCGGGCATGATCACCTCGAACGAGCCCGGCATCTACCGACCCGGGCGCTGGGGCGTGCGCATCGAGAACCTGGTGGCCTGCCGCAGCTGGCTCGAGGGCGAGCTGGGCGAGTTCCTGTGCTTCGAAACCCTGACCCTGTGCCCCATCGACACCCGCTGCATCGAGGTTTCACTGCTGCGGCCCGACGAAATCGCGTGGCTGGATGACTACCACCACATGGTGCGGGAGCGAGTATCGCCGCACGTCGAGGGCGCGGCGCTGGAATGGCTGCGGGAAAGGACTCGGCCCTTGCTGGCGCAATAA
- a CDS encoding CTP synthase, producing the protein MTKYVFVTGGVVSSLGKGIAAASLAAILESRGLQVTLLKLDPYINVDPGTMSPFQHGEVFVTEDGAETDLDLGHYERFISAKMHKVNNFTTGQIYESVLRKERRGDYLGKTVQVIPHITNEIQDFIARGADAAWNGATDVAIVEIGGTVGDIESLPFLEAARQMSLRLGRNNAAFVHLTLVPFIASAGELKTKPTQHSVQKLREIGIYPNLLLCRADRPIPDDERAKISMFSNVPLDAVISVWDADSIYKIPAMLHKQGVDNIVCEALGLTPPPADLSMWDNLVDALEHPTHQLTIGMVGKYVDLTESYKSLSEALVHAGIHTRSKINIEYIDSEDIETRGTDQLKHLDAILVPGGFGKRGTEGKIAAIRYARENGVPYLGICLGMQLAVIEFARHVAGLGGANSTEFDPSAPHPVVALITEWMDREGKVEKRDATSDLGGTMRKGAQRCPVKPGTRAQAIYGDDVNERHRHRYEVNNVYVPRLEEAGMVISARTPTENLPEMMELPDHPWFVGVQFHPEFTSTPRDGHPLFSSFIEAAIANHARKEA; encoded by the coding sequence ATGACCAAATACGTATTTGTCACCGGCGGTGTGGTGTCTTCCCTGGGCAAGGGGATCGCCGCCGCGTCCCTCGCCGCGATCCTCGAATCGCGCGGTCTGCAAGTCACCCTGCTCAAGCTCGATCCCTACATCAACGTCGATCCCGGCACCATGAGCCCGTTCCAGCACGGCGAGGTGTTCGTCACGGAAGACGGCGCCGAAACCGACCTGGACCTGGGCCACTACGAGCGCTTCATCTCGGCCAAGATGCACAAGGTGAACAACTTCACCACCGGCCAGATCTACGAATCGGTGCTGCGCAAAGAGCGCCGTGGCGATTACCTGGGCAAAACGGTGCAGGTCATTCCGCACATCACCAACGAAATCCAGGACTTCATCGCGCGCGGCGCCGATGCGGCCTGGAACGGCGCCACCGACGTGGCCATCGTCGAAATCGGCGGCACGGTGGGCGACATCGAGTCCCTGCCGTTCCTCGAGGCCGCGCGCCAGATGAGCCTGCGCCTGGGCCGCAACAACGCCGCCTTCGTGCACCTGACTCTGGTGCCGTTCATCGCCTCGGCGGGCGAGCTCAAGACCAAGCCCACGCAGCACTCGGTGCAGAAGCTGCGTGAAATCGGCATCTATCCCAACTTGCTGCTGTGCCGCGCCGACCGCCCCATCCCCGACGACGAGCGCGCCAAGATCTCGATGTTCTCCAACGTGCCGTTGGACGCGGTCATCTCGGTCTGGGACGCCGACTCCATCTACAAGATTCCCGCCATGCTGCACAAGCAGGGCGTCGACAACATCGTCTGCGAGGCCCTGGGCCTCACGCCGCCGCCGGCCGACCTGTCCATGTGGGACAACCTGGTCGATGCCCTCGAGCATCCCACCCACCAGCTCACCATCGGCATGGTGGGCAAGTACGTCGATCTCACCGAATCGTACAAGTCGCTGTCCGAAGCCCTGGTGCATGCCGGCATCCACACGCGCTCGAAGATCAACATCGAGTACATCGATTCCGAAGACATCGAAACGCGTGGCACCGACCAGCTCAAGCACCTGGACGCCATCCTGGTGCCCGGCGGCTTCGGCAAGCGCGGCACCGAAGGCAAGATCGCCGCCATCCGCTATGCGCGTGAAAACGGCGTGCCCTACCTGGGCATCTGCCTGGGCATGCAGCTGGCCGTCATCGAGTTCGCGCGCCACGTCGCCGGCCTGGGCGGGGCCAACAGCACCGAATTCGATCCCTCGGCGCCGCACCCGGTGGTGGCCCTCATTACCGAATGGATGGACCGCGAAGGCAAGGTCGAAAAGCGCGACGCTACCTCCGACCTGGGCGGCACCATGCGCAAGGGCGCGCAGCGCTGCCCCGTCAAGCCGGGCACCCGCGCCCAGGCCATCTACGGCGACGACGTCAACGAGCGCCATCGCCATCGCTACGAAGTCAACAACGTCTACGTGCCGCGCCTGGAAGAAGCCGGCATGGTCATCAGCGCGCGCACGCCCACTGAAAACCTGCCCGAAATGATGGAGCTGCCCGACCACCCCTGGTTCGTCGGCGTGCAGTTCCACCCCGAGTTCACTTCCACGCCGCGCGACGGCCACCCGCTGTTCTCCAGCTTCATCGAGGCAGCCATCGCCAACCACGCCCGCAAGGAGGCCTGA
- the kdsA gene encoding 3-deoxy-8-phosphooctulonate synthase yields MKACGFDIGLEHPFFLIAGPCVIESRELAFDTAGRLKEITSRLGIPFIYKSSFDKANRSSGKSFRGLGIDEGLKILADVRDQVGVPVLTDVHETEQVEPVAAVVDMLQTPAFLCRQTDFIRACAASLKPVNIKKGQFLAPHDMVQVAQKARDAAIEAGGDGSNILVCERGASFGYNNLVSDMRSLAIMRETGCPVVFDATHSVQLPGGQGTSSGGQREFVPVLARAAVAVGVSGLFMETHPNPACALSDGPNAVPLDLMPALLESLVELDRVTKRNGFVENQFI; encoded by the coding sequence ATGAAAGCCTGCGGTTTCGACATCGGCCTGGAGCATCCGTTTTTCCTGATAGCGGGTCCGTGCGTCATCGAGTCGCGCGAACTGGCCTTCGACACCGCTGGCCGCCTGAAGGAAATCACCTCCAGGCTGGGCATTCCGTTTATTTACAAAAGCTCGTTCGACAAGGCCAACCGCAGTTCGGGCAAGTCGTTCCGCGGCCTGGGCATCGACGAAGGCCTGAAAATCCTGGCCGACGTGCGCGACCAGGTGGGCGTGCCCGTGCTGACCGACGTGCACGAAACCGAGCAGGTCGAGCCCGTGGCCGCGGTGGTCGACATGCTGCAGACGCCGGCCTTCCTGTGCCGGCAAACCGATTTCATCCGGGCCTGCGCCGCGTCGCTCAAGCCGGTCAACATCAAGAAGGGCCAGTTCCTGGCGCCGCACGACATGGTGCAGGTCGCCCAGAAGGCCCGCGACGCCGCCATCGAGGCAGGCGGCGACGGCAGCAATATCCTGGTCTGCGAGCGCGGCGCTTCTTTCGGATACAACAACTTAGTGTCCGACATGCGCTCGCTGGCTATCATGCGGGAAACGGGCTGTCCGGTCGTGTTCGACGCCACCCATTCGGTGCAGTTGCCGGGCGGGCAGGGCACCTCGTCGGGCGGGCAGCGCGAATTCGTGCCGGTGCTGGCGCGCGCCGCCGTGGCGGTCGGGGTGTCGGGCCTCTTCATGGAAACCCATCCCAATCCGGCTTGCGCCTTGTCCGATGGCCCCAATGCGGTGCCGCTCGACTTGATGCCCGCGCTGCTCGAGTCGCTGGTCGAACTCGATCGCGTGACCAAACGCAACGGCTTCGTCGAAAACCAGTTCATCTGA